Proteins encoded within one genomic window of Pieris brassicae chromosome 12, ilPieBrab1.1, whole genome shotgun sequence:
- the LOC123717134 gene encoding P protein-like isoform X1 — translation MSYNDVAHSSTISIIDSSLEDVKSRRWLSFPKPHRLALSASSGDGDVSTFDCDRDLTPGSLEVWQDLPDSIKYDPALAPFKQLYEQRYGEPLSPEIVSPEENGNLVIKKADTVLAFEKNDNKENRKSSKKEKLSSRRKQIEKLLRFAKLTLLVAGWVVLTVALLLNREKTDVLLHTAVSGGEVKEYELNTSKEAFSTLITLTGPFGGHNTSKQLTIWLRRSYENGDALESLKWKINLQPDNVIDFSPSASESKILTLENRGRNRKENSTEDEDFRNGTVTLRMSTNGNKTVPLTLTYQLDPLSEEDGIIYAAFLLLTLYVLIIFEIVNRTIAALLSSSLGIAVLAINGTRPTLPELISWLDSETLLLLFSMMILVAILAETGLFDYLAVVAFEVTGGRTWPLINCLCFFTAFFSTFLDNVTTVLLMTPVTIRLCEVMQLNPVPVLMSMVIFSNVGGAATPVGDPPNVIIASHPSILNANINFTNFTLHMGLGILFVSVQTYFQLRFIFRDINSLRHAVPRQIVELRQELAVWKRASASLSPYSRDEDIVKRALEKKVQRLNALLLKKESGSGTNKNDPLFCSTLAQMKEKYCIRDKPLLIKASICVTFVVVVFFLHAIPQLQNLSLGWTALLGAILLLLLAEREDLEPILARVEWSTLLFFAALFVLMEVLSKLGLIAWIGRLTENLILQVGEESRLAVAIMLILWVSGLASAFVDNIPLSTMMVRVTAALSDPTGLALPLQPLAWALSFGACLGGNGTLIGASANVVCAGVAEQHGYRFTFMQYLKIGFPIMIGNLIVASIYLLFCHVLFTWH, via the exons ATGTCATACAATGATGTGGCACATTCATCCACCATCTCCATCATAGATTCAAGTCTAGAAGATGTCAAGAGCAGGAGGTGGCTGTCATTCCCTAAACCGCATAGACTGGCTCTCAGCGCATCTAGTGGTGACGGAGACGTGTCCACGTTTGATTGTGATCG TGACCTGACACCAGGCAGCTTGGAGGTGTGGCAGGATCTACCAGATTCCATTAAATACGATCCAGCACTTGCGCCGTTTAAGCAGCTATACGAACAAAGATATG GTGAGCCACTATCTCCAGAGATTGTATCGCCTGAGGAAAATGGGAATTTAGTCATTAAAAAAGCGGACACTGTCTTAGCATTTGAGAAAAATGATAACAAAGAAAATAG aaaatcctcaaaaaaagaaaaattatcgtCACGCAGGAAAcag ATTGAAAAATTGCTAAGGTTCGCTAAACTAACATTATTAGTAGCGGGCTGGGTGGTGCTCACAGTAGCGTTGCTACTTAACAGAGAGAAAACTGATGTTCTACTCCACACGGCTGTCAGTGGTGGTGAAGTCAAAG AATACGAACTAAACACTTCAAAAGAAGCCTTCAGTACGCTAATTACTTTAACGGGCCCTTTTGGAGGTCACAAcacctcaaaacaattaacgATATGGTTGCGCAGGAGTTACGAAAATGGCGATGCGCtg GAATCcttaaaatggaaaataaacCTGCAACCAGATAACGTCATAGACTTTTCGCCAAGTGCCTCCGAATCCAAAATACTCACTCTAGAAAATAGGGGGCGTAATAGGAAAGAGAACAGCACAGAAGATGAAGATTTTCGAAAtg gaaCAGTGACGCTCCGCATGTCAACGAACGGCAATAAGACGGTGCCTCTCACTCTCACATACCAGCTGGATCCTTTGTCAGAGGAAGATGGAATTATATATGCGGCTTTTCTTTTGTTGACgctttatgttttaattatttttgag ATAGTCAATCGAACAATCGCCGCGCTTCTATCGTCATCCCTAGGGATTGCAGTTCTGGCCATCAATGGCACCAGACCGACACTCCCGGAGCTGATCTCGTGGCTGGATTCGGAGACGCTGCTGCTGCTCTTCAGTATGATGATTTTAGTTGCGATACTTGCGGAGACGGGACTGTTTGATTACCTTGCAGTTGTTGCTTTTGAG GTCACCGGAGGAAGGACCTGGCCCCTGATCAACTGCCTCTGCTTCTTTACAGCTTTCTTCTCCACGTTCCTGGACAACGTCACAACTGTTTTATTGATGACACCGGTAACAATtag ATTATGCGAAGTGATGCAGCTGAACCCAGTTCCCGTTCTGATGTCAATGGTGATCTTCAGTAACGTGGGAGGGGCTGCCACTCCCGTGGGGGACCCGCCCAATGTCATCATCGCCAGTCATCCATCCATATTGAATGCG AATATAAACTTCACAAACTTCACACTTCACATGGGCCTCGGAATATTGTTTGTGAGCGTACAGACATACTTTCAActcagatttatatttagagaTATCAATTCATTAAGACACGCTGTACCAAGGCAAATTGTTG AACTCCGCCAAGAGCTGGCCGTTTGGAAGCGTGCGTCGGCGTCCCTCAGTCCCTACTCAAGAGACGAGGACATTGTCAAGCGAGCTCTGGAAAAAAAG GTACAGAGACTAAACGCTCTGTTGCTGAAAAAAGAGAGCGGAAGTGGTACGAACAAGAACGACCCACTCTTCTGTTCCACTCTTGCGCAGATGAAGGAAAAG taCTGTATCCGGGACAAGCCACTGCTCATAAAAGCCTCCATTTGCGTCACCTTCGTCGTGGTGGTCTTCTTCCTACACGCGATACCACAGCTGC AAAATCTCTCTCTCGGTTGGACAGCATTATTAGGCGCTATTCTCTTACTCTTACTAGCAGAGAGGGAAGACTTGGAGCCGATTTTGGCACGAGTTGAGTGGTCGACTCTACTCTTTTTTGCtgctttatttgttttaatggaG GTCCTGTCGAAGTTAGGGCTCATAGCGTGGATTGGCAGACTGACAGAAAACCTCATTTTGCAAGTTGGTGAAGAATCAAGACTTGCTGTGGCCATTATGCTGATCTTATGG GTGTCAGGCCTGGCTTCAGCATTCGTGGACAATATACCACTGAGTACCATGATGGTACGAGTAACGGCAGCCTTGTCTGATCCCACTGGCTTGGCGTTACCACTCCAGCCACTAGCGTGGGCTTTGAGTTTTGGCGCTTGTTTGGGTG GTAACGGAACCCTTATTGGCGCCAGCGCAAATGTCGTCTGCGCAGGAGTTGCAGAACAACACGGGTACAGATTCACATTTATGCAGTATTTGAAGATTGGTTTTCCTATTATGATCGGAAATCTTATTGTGGCGTCGATTTATCTATTGTTCTGTCATGTTTTGTTTACGTGGCattaa
- the LOC123717134 gene encoding P protein-like isoform X2 has product MSFLKSLKENKSVLSLYSMVSSSDLTPGSLEVWQDLPDSIKYDPALAPFKQLYEQRYGEPLSPEIVSPEENGNLVIKKADTVLAFEKNDNKENRKSSKKEKLSSRRKQIEKLLRFAKLTLLVAGWVVLTVALLLNREKTDVLLHTAVSGGEVKEYELNTSKEAFSTLITLTGPFGGHNTSKQLTIWLRRSYENGDALESLKWKINLQPDNVIDFSPSASESKILTLENRGRNRKENSTEDEDFRNGTVTLRMSTNGNKTVPLTLTYQLDPLSEEDGIIYAAFLLLTLYVLIIFEIVNRTIAALLSSSLGIAVLAINGTRPTLPELISWLDSETLLLLFSMMILVAILAETGLFDYLAVVAFEVTGGRTWPLINCLCFFTAFFSTFLDNVTTVLLMTPVTIRLCEVMQLNPVPVLMSMVIFSNVGGAATPVGDPPNVIIASHPSILNANINFTNFTLHMGLGILFVSVQTYFQLRFIFRDINSLRHAVPRQIVELRQELAVWKRASASLSPYSRDEDIVKRALEKKVQRLNALLLKKESGSGTNKNDPLFCSTLAQMKEKYCIRDKPLLIKASICVTFVVVVFFLHAIPQLQNLSLGWTALLGAILLLLLAEREDLEPILARVEWSTLLFFAALFVLMEVLSKLGLIAWIGRLTENLILQVGEESRLAVAIMLILWVSGLASAFVDNIPLSTMMVRVTAALSDPTGLALPLQPLAWALSFGACLGGNGTLIGASANVVCAGVAEQHGYRFTFMQYLKIGFPIMIGNLIVASIYLLFCHVLFTWH; this is encoded by the exons ATGTCGTTTTTAAAAAGtctaaaagaaaataagaGTGTGTTAAGTCTGTACTCTATGGTGTCATCTAGTGACCTGACACCAGGCAGCTTGGAGGTGTGGCAGGATCTACCAGATTCCATTAAATACGATCCAGCACTTGCGCCGTTTAAGCAGCTATACGAACAAAGATATG GTGAGCCACTATCTCCAGAGATTGTATCGCCTGAGGAAAATGGGAATTTAGTCATTAAAAAAGCGGACACTGTCTTAGCATTTGAGAAAAATGATAACAAAGAAAATAG aaaatcctcaaaaaaagaaaaattatcgtCACGCAGGAAAcag ATTGAAAAATTGCTAAGGTTCGCTAAACTAACATTATTAGTAGCGGGCTGGGTGGTGCTCACAGTAGCGTTGCTACTTAACAGAGAGAAAACTGATGTTCTACTCCACACGGCTGTCAGTGGTGGTGAAGTCAAAG AATACGAACTAAACACTTCAAAAGAAGCCTTCAGTACGCTAATTACTTTAACGGGCCCTTTTGGAGGTCACAAcacctcaaaacaattaacgATATGGTTGCGCAGGAGTTACGAAAATGGCGATGCGCtg GAATCcttaaaatggaaaataaacCTGCAACCAGATAACGTCATAGACTTTTCGCCAAGTGCCTCCGAATCCAAAATACTCACTCTAGAAAATAGGGGGCGTAATAGGAAAGAGAACAGCACAGAAGATGAAGATTTTCGAAAtg gaaCAGTGACGCTCCGCATGTCAACGAACGGCAATAAGACGGTGCCTCTCACTCTCACATACCAGCTGGATCCTTTGTCAGAGGAAGATGGAATTATATATGCGGCTTTTCTTTTGTTGACgctttatgttttaattatttttgag ATAGTCAATCGAACAATCGCCGCGCTTCTATCGTCATCCCTAGGGATTGCAGTTCTGGCCATCAATGGCACCAGACCGACACTCCCGGAGCTGATCTCGTGGCTGGATTCGGAGACGCTGCTGCTGCTCTTCAGTATGATGATTTTAGTTGCGATACTTGCGGAGACGGGACTGTTTGATTACCTTGCAGTTGTTGCTTTTGAG GTCACCGGAGGAAGGACCTGGCCCCTGATCAACTGCCTCTGCTTCTTTACAGCTTTCTTCTCCACGTTCCTGGACAACGTCACAACTGTTTTATTGATGACACCGGTAACAATtag ATTATGCGAAGTGATGCAGCTGAACCCAGTTCCCGTTCTGATGTCAATGGTGATCTTCAGTAACGTGGGAGGGGCTGCCACTCCCGTGGGGGACCCGCCCAATGTCATCATCGCCAGTCATCCATCCATATTGAATGCG AATATAAACTTCACAAACTTCACACTTCACATGGGCCTCGGAATATTGTTTGTGAGCGTACAGACATACTTTCAActcagatttatatttagagaTATCAATTCATTAAGACACGCTGTACCAAGGCAAATTGTTG AACTCCGCCAAGAGCTGGCCGTTTGGAAGCGTGCGTCGGCGTCCCTCAGTCCCTACTCAAGAGACGAGGACATTGTCAAGCGAGCTCTGGAAAAAAAG GTACAGAGACTAAACGCTCTGTTGCTGAAAAAAGAGAGCGGAAGTGGTACGAACAAGAACGACCCACTCTTCTGTTCCACTCTTGCGCAGATGAAGGAAAAG taCTGTATCCGGGACAAGCCACTGCTCATAAAAGCCTCCATTTGCGTCACCTTCGTCGTGGTGGTCTTCTTCCTACACGCGATACCACAGCTGC AAAATCTCTCTCTCGGTTGGACAGCATTATTAGGCGCTATTCTCTTACTCTTACTAGCAGAGAGGGAAGACTTGGAGCCGATTTTGGCACGAGTTGAGTGGTCGACTCTACTCTTTTTTGCtgctttatttgttttaatggaG GTCCTGTCGAAGTTAGGGCTCATAGCGTGGATTGGCAGACTGACAGAAAACCTCATTTTGCAAGTTGGTGAAGAATCAAGACTTGCTGTGGCCATTATGCTGATCTTATGG GTGTCAGGCCTGGCTTCAGCATTCGTGGACAATATACCACTGAGTACCATGATGGTACGAGTAACGGCAGCCTTGTCTGATCCCACTGGCTTGGCGTTACCACTCCAGCCACTAGCGTGGGCTTTGAGTTTTGGCGCTTGTTTGGGTG GTAACGGAACCCTTATTGGCGCCAGCGCAAATGTCGTCTGCGCAGGAGTTGCAGAACAACACGGGTACAGATTCACATTTATGCAGTATTTGAAGATTGGTTTTCCTATTATGATCGGAAATCTTATTGTGGCGTCGATTTATCTATTGTTCTGTCATGTTTTGTTTACGTGGCattaa